The Bacteroidales bacterium genome includes the window CTATACCTGCTAAGGTAATCATTAATGCTAAGCCAATATAGGCAAGTATTACTGCTGTTGTCATAATTTTTCTCCTTTTTTAGATTTATTTATAATTAAATTTATTTTCAAGTTCAAATCTCAATTTTTTACGTTTATCATATTTCACATTTATTTTGAAAAAGGTTTGTATTCTTTTCCGCCTCCGGCAAATCCGGCATTTTTATAAAATTCGACAAAAGTCAAACGCATTGGATGAACAAATGAGCCGAGTGATGATATTAAAATATTTAAAGTATGTCCAAATATAAGAAATATTACAAAAAACACGGGACCAATTATTGGTGCTGAACCAAGTATTTGCATGCCAATATCATTTATTACAAATCCGAGAATAGCACTCGACAAACCTAAAGCAAACAAACGGATATATGAAAGTAAATCTCCGAAAATTCCTGTAACTGTAGAGTAAACATCCCAAATTCCTTTACCGATACGTGCTAAAACACTTATTTCAGGGTCACTGAAAAACAGAATAAAAAATCCTCCGAGTGAAAGAATAACATATAATAAAATATTATTTTCTACAATAATTCCTTTTTTGCTTAATACCAAATAAACTGTTCCGCCAAGTAATAGTATGAGCCATCCGAAAGTAGCAAGAGAATATACAAATCCGTATTGTCTTATTTGGTTTATTGCCTTTATAAACATACCGAAAATAATCTGTATTCCACCCAAAACTAATGCCAGCTTAAACATATTATCAGCATTAAGAAACATGTTTTTATAATCTGCAAATAATTCAATTTCAGTTTCTATTAAATTAATACCAAATAAAGTACCTGAAATAACACCGAAAATTACTGTAGCAATACCGAGAAATTGTATTAAAGAAAGGTATGGTTTAATTTCCTTTTTGGCTTTTAGTTTATAAATTGTTGCACCTACTATAAACAATAGTCCGTATCCTGCATCTCCAAGACAAAAACCGAAAAACATCATAAAAAAAGGCGCAAAAAATGCTGTAAGGTCAAGTTCGGCATAAGATGGTAATGAAAATAATTTTCCTATGGGTTCAAACAATTTCGTAAATTGATTATTTTTTAGCAAAATTGGCACTTTATCTTCATTTTTTGGTTTATTTGCTATGTATAATATATTATTATTATTTAAAAAATCTTCTGTTTGTTTTTTCTTTGTATTCGGAACCCAGCCTTCAAGAATCATAAGTTTTTCATCTGCTTCAACGGTGGTATTATATACTACTCTTTCATATTCCGATTTTCCTGATATTATAGCTCTTGTTTTATTAAGTAAAGGAATTGAAGTTTTTGCGTAATTATCAAAATCATTATTAATTATTGAAATTTCTTCTTCAATTTCTTGTATATTATTGTTGATTTCAGAAAAAGACCTTTCGGGCAGTTTAATTTCTTCGGCATCAATATTTATTTTTTCACCTTCTTTTTGTATTATAATAAAATAAACATTATTCCCGCTTTCATAAATTATTTCAGTAAAATATTTTGAAAGCCGTTCAGGATTAAATTTCTTATTAGAAGCAATAAAAAATCTCACAAGAATATTTTCCTCTTGTAACTTACTGATAATTTGCTTTGAAAAATCGCCCCAAGGTTCTACTTTTTTAAGTTCTTTATTATTGGCAATAAGTTCTTGTTTTAGATTTTCTAATTTGTCCTGTTTCTGAGATATTTCTTCAAGAATTTCAAAGCCTTCAGCATCCAATATCTGTTCATCTTGCTCTGTTTCAAGTTTTTCCAGAAAATCAATTGTTTTGTTATAACGATTTAATAAACGATATTTTTCCTTAATACTTTCACTGATTTCTGTTTTTTTCTCAATTACATGAAGCACGCCGAGTTGTTGCAAATCCTGCAGGAAAGTGCCGTATTCCTTATGATAAACAAGGAATGAATATTTCTGCATCGGTATTATCATTTGTTTACCTCCATTTGTTGTTGCTGACGACTTTTTACAATTTTTTGTGCTGATTTTGAAAGATTTTCTTCATCTTCTAAAAACCGTTTAATTCTTCTTATTGCATTTTCGTATCCGGGTATTTGCACTTTTTCATACAGATTTACTTTTTGTGTTGTTTTTCTTCTTGCATGATTGAGTAGTAGCATTTTTCTGTAAAAAAATTCCTTTTCTGTAATAATATTCACTAATTCTTTCACAATTGAAATTCCTTCAGAAAACCATTTAGGATTAGTAAACAAACTGTATTCATCAGTCTTGAAAATAACTTCTTCTAAAACAGGTGTTTTTACTCCTGCAATTTTTTTTGTTGTTGCTTTTACATTATCAATTGCAATCAGATTTGTATTAAATTCATTCCAAATACCTGGTACTACATTGTATTCTTTTATTTTTCGTGACAATTTTTCATCTATTTCTTTTACTTTGCTTTTTGCTTTTTTTACCTCCATACGCAATGCTGCTTCCTTACTCTTTATTGTAGGAAGTGCTTTAAGCCTCATTTTCAACTGTTTATTAAGGCTTTGTAATGCAGTTTTATTATATTGAAATTTTATTGCCATTATTTTTTATAAATAATATATCGTCAATCTAAAACCTCTTCTTTTTTTACCCCATATTTTTCTACAAACTCTGCTTTTATTCCGATTTCAGCAACAGAAAAATATTTATTAAATAATTCCCATCCTGCGTTAATCATAGCATCAATTTCTATATTTACATCAATAGCAAGAAGTTTATTCGAATATTCTTTTGCAAATTTTATAGTTCTCTCATCATAATCAGTCAGGTCGAAACCATTTTCCAACTTTGTTTTTGCATTTGCAGCATCAGCAAAAAGCCGGATAGCTGCATTCATAACTTGTGGGTGGTCTTCTCTTGTTTTTTTTCCTATAACAAGTTGTTTTAAACGGGACAAACTTCGGAACGGGTCAATAATTACTTTTCCTATATCAGTATCTTTACGAAGAAATAATTGTCCTTCTGTGATATAACCTGTATTGTCAGGAATTGCATGTGTAATATCGCCTCCTGATAATGTTGTAACTGCTATAATTGTTATTGAACCTCCACTTGGAAATTGTACTGCTTTTTCATAAAGTCTTGCCAAATCGCTGTAAAGTGAGCCTGGCATACTATCTTTAGATGGAATTTGGTCCATACGGTTAGAAACTATACTTAAAGCATCTGCGTATAGTGTCATATCAGTTAAAAGAACCAGAACATTTTGGTTTTTTTCTACAGCAAAATATTCAGCAGCAGTCAGAGCCATATCCGGCACAAGAAGTCGCTCAACCGGCGGATTTTCTGTTGTATTTACAAAACTTATTATACGGTCTAAAGCTCCTGCATTTTCGAATATATTTTTAAAAAATAAATAATCATCATTTGTAAGCCCCATGCCGCCAAGAATAATTTTATCAGCTTTTGCACGCAGTGCAACCATTGCCATTACCTGATTAAAAGGCTGGTCAGGGTCGGCAAAGAAAGGGATTTTTTGACCTGTAACGAGTGTGTTGTTCAGGTCAATTCCTGCTATTCCTGTAGCAATTAATTCTGACGGTTGTTTTCTTCTTACCGGATTTACAGATGGACCTCCTATTTCTACATCTTTACCGTCAATTTCAGGACCTCCGTCAATAGGCTGTCCGTAAGCATTGAAAAACCTTCCGCTCAATTCCTCACTAACTGCCAATTTCGGAGCATGTCCCATAAAAATTACTTCTGCATTTGTAGGAATATTTTCTGTTCCTGAAAACACTTGTAATGTTATCAAATCACCTTGAATTTTTACAACCTGTGCCAGTCTGCCATCTACAGTTGCTAATTCTTCGTATCCTATACCATCGGCATGCAACGAACATGTTGCTTTTGTAATCTGACTTATTTTAGTGTATATTTTTTGAAAAGCTGTTGTTTCCATGTTCTTGATTTATTATTTATTATTTATTATTTACGATTTTTAATAAATTAATAAAATTGTTAATTGTTAGTATTTGCTGTTTTTCTTGAAGAAATAAATATTGCTGTTAATTCATTCGCTTCATTTTAAAGAGAATTAATAATTTATTTAATAATTTGAATTTTTTTATTAATTATTTTTTCAGAACCAATAATTTGTAATATATAAAAACCATTATCTATATCTTTTGTATATATATGAAAGATATTTTTTTCTGTTTCTAATGTTTTCATTATTTTTCCCTGCATATTAACAATTTTAATTACTAATTTTTTATTATTGTCAGGTATAGCAAAAGATATATAATTTGAAGCAGGATTTGGAAATATAGTTATTTCTTTTTTTGATTTGATATTATTTGTAATTTCAGAAGTTTTGTTGTGTATATTCATTGATGTTGAACTAATAATTTTATTATTATTATTATAAGAAAATTTTGTAGTATCTGATTTTCCGGAACTACAATTACTATAAGTGGTAGAAATTTGCTTTGATTGCCAGCTACTGCCAAATTCATTTATTGCCTTTACTCTTATAGTATAACATCCTTCATTTGATGTATAGAAAGTTGCGTTTCTTTCATTTCCGGCAATATAATACTGAATTGGTTTATCTTTATCTAAAAACCATTCATTATTTACAGACCATTCATATGAATAAGCTCCGGGAACAGGATCCATCCAATAATCTGCTTCTCTACGTATTTTAACTACAGAAGGACCATGAATATAATAATTATTACTATTAGGTGTCCCTTTTACAATATATTCACAATATTTATAAGAATAAATATCACATTGTGCATTATGAGCACGTACACAAACCTGACAACTGCCTGAAGCTCTTAATACGGCTGTTGTTCCTGTTCCTGTAATAGTGGCTGTAGTGGCTGGTGAACAAGTCCATTCGTAATCAGTTGCATAATCAGCAGGGCGAGTGTGCAATACCACACTACTGCCTTCAAAAGCATTAGGATAAATAATGTTAGGTTTACCAATTTGCGTTTCCCGTGTAGGCCATGCATTAAAAATGGCACCTTCTAATTGATTATAATTATGACCATTGGGTTTAAAATTTCCTAGAGCATAAGGCCCATTAAAAGATCCATTCCATCCCCAGTTACACCAGAATTTACCATCACTTTTATACCCGTCTAATACCCATGCATGGCCGCCTCCACGGTAAATTAAGGGCCAACCTTTATCAAGTTGTTCTTCAAGCATATCCTGCCATTTGCGTAAATGTGATGCTCTCAATTTTACATCAATACTGTTTGCAAAACCAAAATAATCTCTTAATCCGTTTTTTACTCGCCATATATTTGCTACTGAACTGTTTTTACCGTAATTCATTTCACAAGCCACACCACAATGGTAAATTAACTTTGCATTTTCATTATCTGAATAATTTAAGTCCATACTTGACCATAGATAGCCTGCATTTCCAAAATTTGCACTTAATTTACCATAATCACTTTCGTATGAGTGTGAACCGGTTTCGCCAACCCAACATCCCCACTTTTGTAATACCTGTGCCATTGCCACTGCATCACAACCTGCCGGGCAATGATTGGTAGAATTATACTTAGGACAAAAACAATTATATCCTAATTTTTGTGCCCAGGTTGTGTTTAATATTGGGGCAACAGATTTTCCTGAATTATTTCGTTGAAATTTTTCAACAGGAATATTATATTTATCCCATTGTGCAATATCTTTTTTTGAGGGTGTAATATTTTGTTTACGTAATTCAGTAATTTCTGCTTTATATCTTTCAAGAAGATACAATAATCCAGGAGGTGCATCATCATAATTAAAATTTGTATTTACACAATTAGCCAGAACCGGCCTCATAGCTTTTTCGGCTGATATTATTGAAAATCCTTCGTTTTTAAAGTTTACAATATAATATAATACTTTTTGTATATCATTAGTAACGGGTATAAATTCGCTAATATTAATTTCCTCTTTCGTTATATTTGTGGCATGATTATAATAAGAGTTTAAGGCTACTTTTTTCACAATCGTTATATCAACCGGTTGTGCATTTGCAATTAGAATAAAGCAAAAAAATGCTAATAAAAATAATATATTTTTCTTTTTCATAATTTCCTTTTTATTTAAGTTTTGTAAAATATTCTTCTAATCTATTTTCTAAAATAATTTGATTTAAACCTGTTGTGTCAAGAATGCTTGTATCGGTAGGATTAAGAAACATTTCATTGTCTTTTGCTCTGTAAAATTCAATATATGGGTCCTTGTCTAACATATATTTCCAAGCTGTATCATCACAAAATGAAGTTTCACCATACTTTTCTTGCCATATTAAAAGTTCTTTAAACGAAATATTTAAAAATGCATCATGCTCTAAATCTCCTTCTCCATCTAATACATAATCATTTACCAGTTTTTTTCTGAATTTGTAAATAGTATCTGTTTCAGTAAGAAAAAGGTTTCCGCTATGATAAGGTGTATTAATTCTAACATAAGGTGTTCTAAAAATTCTGTTTTCATCTTTTATTATTCCAACAGTAACTTTATCAAAGTAATCGCCACGTGTTTTATAAACAGAAACACCGGGATATTGATCTTCTTCTGTTTTTATCTTATCGCAGCTACTGCTTGCGTATAGCATAACTGCAATAAATAGATAAATTAATTTTGTCTGTTTCATTTTTTTGATTTTTATTTATCAATCGTAAATCTTCAATCATTATTCGTTTGTTCATTGATTAGTTCTTCAAGTTCCTTTTCATAATTATTGAATTTTTCAGACTTAAATTCCGAATAGTTCATTTGCTTGAACATATTAATAATTTTTTTAAAGTACGGATTTACCTCTTCGAATGATTCAAATTTAAAATCTGTTTTATAAACATCAAGCACTTTATTCATCATGTATTGTTGTCGCTCTACAGGTGTTGAAGCATCAACCTTATCGAAAGCATCTTGTTGAAGTATAACAAAGTCGACAACTTCTGATTTCCAAAATATTTGATGATAATTAATTGGAACTCCATCGTCTCCGAGAATATTTATTTGCTCATAAGCTTCGCGTCCACGAATTAATATATTTTTTGCCGACATAATATCATCAATCCATTCCGGTGAAATATTTTCTTTTATATATTCCTGAAATTCAGGGTATTCGATATATTTTGAATAACTATCTACTGCATCTATTGCCGGGTATCTTTTGCTGTCGGCTCTATCTTGAGAAAGAGCATAAAAACAACGTGCTGCTTTTTTCGTTGATTCGGTTACCGGTTCTTTTAAATTACCTCCAGCAGGCGATACAGTTCCTATAAATGTAACAGAACCCGTTTTTCCATTAGTAAGATAAACAAAACCTGCACGAGCATAGAAGTTTGAAACAATTGCCGGTAAATCCATAGGGAATGCGTCCGGTCCGGGAAGTTCTTCCATTCTGTTCGACATTTCTCTAAGTGCTTGTGCCCAGCGGGATGTTGAATCGGCAAGTAATAAAATTTTCAGTCCCATTGCACGATAATATTCAGCAATTGTCATTGCTGTATAAACAGATGCTTCTCGGGCGGCAACCGGCATATTCGATGTATTGGCAATTATTGTAGTTCTTTCCATTAATTTTCTGCCTGTTCTTGGGTCATCTAATTCGGGAAATTCGGCAAAAATCTCTACTACCTCATTGGCACGTTCTCCGCAAGCAGCAACAATAATCATATCAGCTTCAGCTTGTTTTGACAATGCATGTTGTAATACAGTTTTTC containing:
- a CDS encoding V-type ATP synthase subunit B; the encoded protein is METTAFQKIYTKISQITKATCSLHADGIGYEELATVDGRLAQVVKIQGDLITLQVFSGTENIPTNAEVIFMGHAPKLAVSEELSGRFFNAYGQPIDGGPEIDGKDVEIGGPSVNPVRRKQPSELIATGIAGIDLNNTLVTGQKIPFFADPDQPFNQVMAMVALRAKADKIILGGMGLTNDDYLFFKNIFENAGALDRIISFVNTTENPPVERLLVPDMALTAAEYFAVEKNQNVLVLLTDMTLYADALSIVSNRMDQIPSKDSMPGSLYSDLARLYEKAVQFPSGGSITIIAVTTLSGGDITHAIPDNTGYITEGQLFLRKDTDIGKVIIDPFRSLSRLKQLVIGKKTREDHPQVMNAAIRLFADAANAKTKLENGFDLTDYDERTIKFAKEYSNKLLAIDVNIEIDAMINAGWELFNKYFSVAEIGIKAEFVEKYGVKKEEVLD
- a CDS encoding thiol protease/hemagglutinin PrtT, giving the protein MKKKNILFLLAFFCFILIANAQPVDITIVKKVALNSYYNHATNITKEEINISEFIPVTNDIQKVLYYIVNFKNEGFSIISAEKAMRPVLANCVNTNFNYDDAPPGLLYLLERYKAEITELRKQNITPSKKDIAQWDKYNIPVEKFQRNNSGKSVAPILNTTWAQKLGYNCFCPKYNSTNHCPAGCDAVAMAQVLQKWGCWVGETGSHSYESDYGKLSANFGNAGYLWSSMDLNYSDNENAKLIYHCGVACEMNYGKNSSVANIWRVKNGLRDYFGFANSIDVKLRASHLRKWQDMLEEQLDKGWPLIYRGGGHAWVLDGYKSDGKFWCNWGWNGSFNGPYALGNFKPNGHNYNQLEGAIFNAWPTRETQIGKPNIIYPNAFEGSSVVLHTRPADYATDYEWTCSPATTATITGTGTTAVLRASGSCQVCVRAHNAQCDIYSYKYCEYIVKGTPNSNNYYIHGPSVVKIRREADYWMDPVPGAYSYEWSVNNEWFLDKDKPIQYYIAGNERNATFYTSNEGCYTIRVKAINEFGSSWQSKQISTTYSNCSSGKSDTTKFSYNNNNKIISSTSMNIHNKTSEITNNIKSKKEITIFPNPASNYISFAIPDNNKKLVIKIVNMQGKIMKTLETEKNIFHIYTKDIDNGFYILQIIGSEKIINKKIQIIK
- a CDS encoding V-type ATP synthase subunit A; this translates as MNTKGKVVSIIANLVVVEANGTISQNEICYINMTDVKLMAEVIKIIGKNAYVQVFESTRGLKVGTEVDFTGHMLEVTLGPGILSKNFDGLQNDLNKMEGVFLKRGDYTPALEDEKLWEFKPLAKNGETVSAGSWLGEVKENWMPHKIMVPFKFEGTYTIKSVVDAGEYKINDKIAVLLDSDNNEVPVTMVQKWPVKIPIKAYKEKPRPFKLMETGIRVMDSLNPIVEGGTGFIPGPFGTGKTVLQHALSKQAEADMIIVAACGERANEVVEIFAEFPELDDPRTGRKLMERTTIIANTSNMPVAAREASVYTAMTIAEYYRAMGLKILLLADSTSRWAQALREMSNRMEELPGPDAFPMDLPAIVSNFYARAGFVYLTNGKTGSVTFIGTVSPAGGNLKEPVTESTKKAARCFYALSQDRADSKRYPAIDAVDSYSKYIEYPEFQEYIKENISPEWIDDIMSAKNILIRGREAYEQINILGDDGVPINYHQIFWKSEVVDFVILQQDAFDKVDASTPVERQQYMMNKVLDVYKTDFKFESFEEVNPYFKKIINMFKQMNYSEFKSEKFNNYEKELEELINEQTNND
- a CDS encoding V-type ATP synthase subunit D, which codes for MAIKFQYNKTALQSLNKQLKMRLKALPTIKSKEAALRMEVKKAKSKVKEIDEKLSRKIKEYNVVPGIWNEFNTNLIAIDNVKATTKKIAGVKTPVLEEVIFKTDEYSLFTNPKWFSEGISIVKELVNIITEKEFFYRKMLLLNHARRKTTQKVNLYEKVQIPGYENAIRRIKRFLEDEENLSKSAQKIVKSRQQQQMEVNK